One window from the genome of Thermococcus siculi encodes:
- a CDS encoding nicotinamidase, with the protein MPEEALIVVDMQRDFMPGGALPVPEGDRIIPRCNRYIEEFRKRGALIVATRDWHPENHISFKERGGPWPAHCVQNTPGAEFVVDLPADAVIISKATEPDKEAYSGFEGTNLADILRKNGVKRVYICGVATEYCVKATALDAVKNGFETYLLRDAVKGIRGEDEELALREMERAGVKVLYLI; encoded by the coding sequence ATGCCAGAGGAGGCCCTCATCGTTGTGGATATGCAGCGCGACTTCATGCCCGGTGGTGCGCTGCCGGTACCGGAGGGCGACAGGATAATCCCGCGGTGCAACCGCTACATCGAGGAGTTCAGAAAGAGGGGTGCGCTCATAGTGGCAACAAGGGACTGGCATCCGGAAAACCACATCAGCTTTAAGGAGCGGGGAGGCCCGTGGCCGGCCCACTGCGTCCAGAACACCCCGGGGGCGGAGTTCGTCGTTGATCTGCCGGCGGATGCCGTTATAATATCCAAGGCGACTGAGCCAGACAAAGAGGCCTACTCCGGCTTCGAGGGCACCAATCTGGCCGACATCCTGAGGAAAAACGGCGTTAAAAGGGTCTACATCTGCGGCGTCGCTACCGAGTACTGCGTCAAGGCGACGGCTCTCGACGCGGTCAAGAACGGCTTCGAAACCTACCTCCTCCGCGACGCGGTGAAGGGCATCAGGGGAGAGGACGAGGAGCTTGCTTTGAGGGAGATGGAGAGGGCCGGTGTGAAGGTTCTCTACTTGATATGA
- a CDS encoding DUF4152 family protein, which produces MRIVAADTGGALLTEDYEPVGLIATAAVLVEKPYRTATLSAVRYADPFNYDMSGRQAVRDEAYLAVELARRVKPDVIHLDSTIGGIEVRKLDEATINALTITDRGKEVWKDLAKDLQPLAKKFWEETGIEVVAIGKSSVPVRIAEIYSGIYTAKWAIEHARENGRVIVGLPRYMKVEIRQGKIYGESLDPREGALFGEIEADTEGIGWELYPNPLVRRYMVLEVWRE; this is translated from the coding sequence ATGAGGATAGTCGCGGCGGATACCGGTGGTGCACTTCTGACCGAGGATTACGAGCCGGTTGGGCTGATAGCAACGGCCGCGGTGCTCGTCGAGAAGCCCTACAGAACGGCAACCCTTAGTGCGGTGAGGTACGCGGATCCCTTCAACTACGACATGAGCGGCAGGCAGGCCGTGAGGGACGAGGCTTACCTGGCCGTTGAGCTTGCCCGGAGGGTCAAGCCCGATGTAATCCACCTTGATTCAACCATAGGCGGAATCGAAGTCCGGAAGCTCGATGAAGCCACCATCAATGCGCTCACGATAACCGACCGCGGCAAGGAGGTGTGGAAGGATCTCGCGAAGGACCTCCAGCCCCTCGCAAAGAAGTTCTGGGAGGAGACGGGGATAGAAGTGGTTGCCATAGGCAAGTCCAGCGTCCCGGTGAGGATAGCGGAGATTTACTCCGGCATCTACACGGCGAAATGGGCCATTGAGCACGCGAGGGAGAACGGGAGGGTCATCGTTGGGCTGCCGAGATATATGAAGGTGGAAATAAGGCAGGGGAAGATATACGGGGAGAGCCTTGACCCTAGGGAAGGCGCCCTCTTTGGGGAAATAGAGGCAGATACTGAGGGAATCGGCTGGGAACTCTACCCCAATCCGCTGGTGAGGAGGTACATGGTTCTGGAAGTGTGGCGAGAGTAG
- a CDS encoding DUF2240 family protein — MHPLKRAVDYKGSTEFTRAELVGILSFSLRIMGVKEAKEFVGKAIESGLLVERDGKLVVNEAALEEKESEGDLFEEMVSHIATSLGWEREDVIEGIKGMRERYGDLDEKVLAYLFGMDRGVDMSRFRDRLDL; from the coding sequence GTGCACCCTCTGAAACGCGCCGTTGATTACAAGGGGTCGACCGAGTTCACGAGGGCCGAGCTGGTGGGGATACTCTCCTTCAGCTTGAGGATAATGGGTGTCAAGGAGGCCAAGGAGTTCGTTGGGAAGGCCATAGAGAGCGGCCTCCTCGTTGAGAGGGACGGAAAGCTCGTCGTCAATGAGGCCGCCCTGGAGGAAAAGGAGAGCGAGGGAGACCTCTTCGAAGAGATGGTTTCCCACATAGCCACGTCCCTCGGCTGGGAGCGCGAGGACGTCATCGAGGGAATAAAGGGCATGCGCGAGCGCTACGGCGACCTCGACGAGAAGGTGCTGGCGTATCTCTTTGGCATGGATAGGGGCGTTGACATGTCCAGGTTCAGGGACAGGCTGGACCTCTGA
- a CDS encoding AI-2E family transporter — MRSEVIAWSIAVIIIIYVAWETVSPLITPIFFGAILAYAFYPIHRRLSGRIGRRWSAAALALGTVGLGGIITFELLMISVQVAASFYNSVVEFFKWLMEQPLPPEAIDFIKRFFDQLVPRLSEYISRSAFSLPMYILQLLVFLLTFYYVLAYSEEIYRQIVLSLPEKNRRLGEEILESLNKTLGALVRAWLVLNFIKGILMTFGFIIFGVSDLYTAIVAGFLTFIFSFIPLFEGWMIWLIAAAYFAMNGAYLHAIGMALYGFFLVSPMPDYTIRPMMVARDADLDETLVFIGMIGGTWAMGVKGLIIGPIVLNLLLVLLKEWKRIISSREPSHRPSPSPSKQAPRPLP; from the coding sequence ATGAGGTCAGAGGTAATCGCCTGGAGTATAGCGGTGATCATCATAATCTACGTCGCGTGGGAGACCGTGAGTCCCCTGATAACTCCGATATTCTTCGGTGCGATCCTGGCTTACGCCTTCTACCCAATCCACAGAAGATTGTCCGGGAGAATCGGGAGGAGATGGTCCGCCGCGGCCCTGGCCCTTGGGACTGTCGGCCTGGGAGGCATCATCACCTTTGAACTCCTCATGATATCCGTCCAGGTAGCGGCCTCGTTCTACAACAGCGTCGTGGAGTTCTTCAAATGGCTCATGGAGCAGCCCCTGCCCCCGGAGGCCATAGACTTCATCAAGCGCTTCTTTGACCAGCTCGTCCCGAGACTGTCTGAATACATATCCAGGAGCGCCTTCTCGCTCCCGATGTACATACTCCAGCTCCTCGTCTTCCTGCTGACGTTCTACTACGTCCTGGCCTACTCCGAGGAGATATACCGCCAGATAGTCCTCTCCCTGCCGGAGAAAAACCGCCGCCTCGGTGAGGAGATACTGGAGAGCCTCAACAAAACTCTCGGTGCCCTGGTGAGGGCGTGGCTCGTCCTTAACTTCATAAAGGGAATCCTGATGACGTTCGGCTTCATAATCTTCGGTGTATCCGACCTCTACACGGCAATAGTCGCAGGCTTCCTGACGTTCATTTTCAGCTTCATCCCGCTCTTCGAGGGCTGGATGATATGGCTCATAGCGGCGGCATACTTCGCCATGAACGGCGCCTACCTTCACGCTATCGGGATGGCCCTCTACGGTTTCTTCCTCGTCTCCCCGATGCCTGACTACACGATAAGACCCATGATGGTGGCGAGGGATGCCGATCTCGACGAGACCCTGGTCTTCATTGGAATGATAGGTGGAACCTGGGCGATGGGCGTCAAGGGCCTCATAATCGGCCCAATAGTCCTCAACCTGCTGCTAGTCCTCCTGAAAGAGTGGAAGAGGATCATATCAAGTAGAGAACCTTCACACCGGCCCTCTCCATCTCCCTCAAAGCAAGCTCCTCGTCCTCTCCCCTGA
- a CDS encoding PaaI family thioesterase — protein sequence MEQRTHRLTSEELVGKPVKLEPGYAEVVLKTTEEMAVDEYGLVHGGFTFGLADYAAMLAVNEPTVVLGKAEVRFLKPVKAGEKLLAKARILEEEGGGVGDGTSPRRKKIVRGEVFNESGEKVFEGIFHCYVLEKHVLE from the coding sequence ATGGAGCAGAGGACGCACAGGCTCACCTCCGAGGAACTTGTTGGAAAACCTGTCAAGCTCGAACCCGGTTACGCGGAGGTCGTTTTGAAGACGACGGAGGAGATGGCGGTTGACGAGTACGGCCTCGTCCACGGCGGCTTCACCTTCGGTTTGGCGGACTACGCGGCCATGCTGGCGGTGAACGAACCCACCGTCGTCCTCGGAAAGGCCGAGGTTAGGTTCCTGAAGCCCGTGAAGGCCGGCGAGAAGCTTCTGGCGAAGGCCAGGATTTTGGAGGAAGAAGGAGGGGGTGTGGGGGACGGAACGTCCCCCCGGAGAAAGAAGATCGTGAGGGGTGAGGTGTTCAACGAAAGCGGCGAGAAGGTGTTCGAGGGCATATTCCACTGCTACGTTCTGGAGAAGCACGTGCTTGAGTGA